The genomic region TAAGATGCTTTACAATATCTGTGTGTTATCAGAGAAGTGGAAAACAggaatgtaaaaataaaagctgaaatgcatcttccacagaaaaaaaaaaggcagagaaaaagtgttttacttcatcaatgaaagaaaaacaaaaggaaaaagaaaatatgtattaatACCATTGGAAGCGTTAGCAGGATAAGCTGATCCTGGACATGTAGACACTGAGTTGTTCAAGAAATTGAAACTCCCGCTATTCAGAAACTGCATATTGTGTGTGTCCTGAGACATGTTGGAGGGACAATAGCTGGAAGGGGATCTGGCATTGTAGGGAGACACAGCACAACTGTTGCTGAAGTAGTCTCTGGAGAACTGCTGTTCACTCAAGGCATTGAATcggctgggctctgctctgtggtcgTAAACTCCTGAAGTGGAATGGGCCTGTGTCCTGAACATAGCCTGGTAATTGGAATTGTTTCCATAGTAATTCTGATTAGTCTGTGACAGAGTCTGATAAAGGGGTTCTGAGTAGGAAGAGCACTGTGAATGTGTCGATAACATGGGATCTACACTGGGAGGTCTCACAGCCATTGGCCCCTGGTTGATAACACTTCCTCGGCTGGCCATGGCTGGTGAAATGGGTGGAGTCATGAGGTGACCAGTGCTTTGAGACAGCTCCATTTGATCTGGAATAAATAAACATTAACTGTGATTAGTGTCCATACCTCAGTACTGCTGTTAAGACACAAACCATCTAATGAAGGGCAGATTATCATTTGAAACCTTTACAAAAGATATGCACTGCCCCCCCACCTATATAATTCACAGCTCTTATTTCATGGCTTCAGGGTATAAAACTTCTCCCTTTCATTTTCCAGATTTGAGGTGTCACATTCAGTGGGAATTCCCAATAGTTACATTCCTTATGTTCTCCAGGTTTACTGTTCATTCTCTATTCACAAGAACCTCACCAAGCCAAGAGTTCTAAGATAGTTTTACCATTTTTCCAAGAGGAACTACTACTGGCAGGGTAATTACAATTGCTGACTTCTGTAAATCACCACACAAGGTGAGTTCATGAAATGTTGTTTACTGGAGGTCTTCATAAATGCATGTGGTCACTGTTCCTCCTACAGCAACATGTTACCACTAACTGAAAGACTAACAATCAAATTAGGGAAGGAGAAGCTGGAAGAGTTGATACACACCTGTCAGCTGCATACTCTccccatctcctgtggtgaaGGGGTTGAGGCCAGAAGGtgcactgctgggctggccAGCTGACAAGGACACGTAGGTTTGCTCTCCTAGGCACTCATTTTTGACTGAAGTGTCACTGGGCAGAGGAGCGGCTTTGTTGCGATTTGCTAGGAAGCAAGAGCTTGGTGATGCAGTGAAGGTGGCTTTGCTTGCATCTGGAAGGGTAAATGAAAACCCTTGTTGGCTGTTATGTTTCCTCAGTGCACACAAGTTACGTTTGTATCATTTTCCCTGACCACAGATCTACATCACACAGTTTCAGCTCCTTACTGAAGCCATTATATTGAAAGTATGAATCAGATTTATTCCCTTGAAGTAAATGTCAACAATGAAGTCAAATAAAGTGCATTAAGGGTGAATCAGGATCGGCATTTCTTCCTAAAGAATGAACAATGGCAACTTTAGAATGCCTGAACTCTCTTTTCATATTGATATCTAGAGAAAAGTAATTGTTATACTCAAGAGTTCTTCAGTTTTTTGCAGACAATTGATAAAGTCAGTTTTGCTGTTCTTCAGAGGAAACCATGATTTTACCTTATGGTTTCAAGTACTTCACCTAAACACACAAGGATAAGGCAACTGTCACACAGGCCAAGTTTTTCTTCTGGAGGCTGAATTGAAAGAAGTGCAGCACTTACTGTCAGACAAATTCTATGCATGTTTCCTGCAGCAAAGTGCAGATTTAGAGTAGCAACAACCAAAAAGTTAAGGATTGACTGCCAGTGCTAATgccaataaaaaataattctgcaagTTTCTGAAGTTTCAATGGATTTTTAATGATTAACTTGACCAAAGTTGATTGGTGGATTATGATTAATGGACCAAAACTTGATTCAAATCAATCTTCATTCTTTTTATAGCAAAGGACCTGGAACATATAATTTCAAAGTGCCTAACTTTGAAGAAGCCTGGTAGATGGAAAATGCTAAGGATActgttttcaaataattttatttctcttccatATAGTAATAGTTCAACTACATGGTAAATAGGGCTCCAAACTTGTGTTCCAACTTTGAAAGGATATTTGCACTCTGGTAACATTTAATAGATCCCTGGTTCAAGTTGTAATTACATATTTAAGCTTTGGGGAAAAACCAAACTAGGAATTCCTGCCCTTTCTGCTACTTATACTTCTTTTCACACTTCAATTCATGGCCCTTCAAATGTAAGTCTTTGCTGTATCCAAGATAACTTCAGTGATCCTTAGTATTGACATTCCAACAGAATGTTATTAAGTGAACTGTGGTAGGAAGGTGGGAATGAATTGCTGAGTGAATGATCACAAACTTTTCAGGTGAATTTGACAATGTTGCACATAACCACACCTTCAGGAGAACACAGTAAACTTGCTTCTGCTTGAACAAATACATCAATTTCTAAACATACCAGAGTACATGCAAAAGAAGCAAGCTCTAGTTACCTAAATTCTTCATGTATTTGTCCAGTAGATTCTGGAGTTCTTGTTCTTTGTCATTATTGAACTGTGTCTCCATGGCAAGCAGGATGTACTCATCCAGTAACATGCGGATCAAATGAAAAGAACCTTTtggaggagaaagagagagagtaGCTGAGTTATCTTTGTGACCATCTCTCACCACTCCACAAGAAGCCagtgaaacaaacaaataattgTGGACTTTAAATGACCTGGTAAGACCAACAAGGAATAGTGCCTAACTTCTAGCTCTAATCTCTCTTTGCACTGGCCCACCTAGCTCAATTGTTTACTGTCCTGTAGGCTATTTGACCACTAATTAcatcaaagaaaaatactgatgaAAGTGAGACATGCTTTATACTTGAAGAGAGCACACAGTGGAACTAGATAAGGCTGAAGTCTGCTAGAATGCCTCTGCTCTATTTCTGTTTGCCTTGTGTTAAATAATCAGACAATAACTGGTAAAGTCTTTGACCTTATTGCAAGGATatatcacattaaaaaaatgtatgtgtCCATCCAGTCATTTCAAATACCCTCTGAATTTTAGATAACAATGTACCTATGACTAAACATATGACATTATGTACTAGAGTTTGTTTCACTTGCTCTGCCATCTTCTCTCTTATATAAGGTTGTTTCTGAGTGTTcccaaaaatgtaaacattccTAAAGATGCATATGTGAcccttaatttttaaaagccacaAACTATTAAATCAATCATCTGTTGATTCCAGAATTAAGTGTGTGGTGACTGccaaatttcttttgcttttattaaaacataTCATGCACAAGAACTTATATACAACAGTATTTGTTTTACCAAACTTATCCACAGGAAAAACCAATAATTTAAATCTTTTGTCTCTTATAATGAGATATGCAATCATTGtcatattaaaacaaacaaagcttCTAGCACTTAAGTATCAAAGCAGTATCAAAACAGcaagtcaaaagaaaaataccatttaCAAACAACCTTATGACACAGGTTACCAGCAAAAAATATTGCTATCATTTACTGTGAAATATTAGtttgaaaaatacatcaaaCAGTATTTGTGGCTTTGATCAAAGAATTTTTAGATTAGGATGTGTTCCTCAGAAGAGGAAACAGTGGAAAGCTGGTAAGTGCTTAAATAGATGTACAAAATATGAGTGTTTTTATAAAGCTCAGGTACCAAAACTTGATGCATTGTTTAGAGTTAGGTTATGCATGACTCGAGCACCAAAAAAGCTCCATTTCAGAAGGAAGTCCTGAGCTCTCTTCTTTAAAGACCTCCCATTTTGCTTGCTTGCCTGAAAGAGAACAGTAAAATACTGTTAGGTATGCTCACTTGCTTTCTGCCAACAGGAGAGAAGAATTGAATATCCTTGAGAGATCAAGGACTCCTTAACTCAGGCTGATGTGGCAGAGTGAATCAAGCTGCCTGATTCAAATtatctccctgctctgtgaccTAACTTGGTAAAACAGCACCATTCTCTCCTTCCAGTGCAATCACAGAATGTTGTCTGTCAATGTCAGATGAAGGAAACTGCTTACTGCTTGGGCCCTGATGGGACATAAATTACTCCATAGTCTAGTACTAAAGGTGCCAAGTTGTTCTGTAACTATgcaggtgagggagggagggagggagggagggagggagggagggagggagggagggagggagggagggagggagggagggaggaaggaaggaaggaaggaaggaaggaaggaaggaaggaaggaaggaaggaaggaaggaaggaaggaaggaaggaaggaaggaaggaaggaaggaaggaaggaaggaaggaaggaaggaaggaaggaaggaaggaaggaaggaaggaaggaaggaaggaaggaaggaaggaaggaaggaaggaaggaaggaaggaaggaaggaaggaaggaaggaaggaaggaaggaaggaaggaaggaaggaaggaaggaaggaaggaaggaaggaaggaaggaaggaaggaaggtcCCACCCTCTGAGACTGTTATTCCATAATAAAGGGGAATAGAAATTAGTCTTTGAACTCTAATTTAATCTGTGTAACACTGGTCAGAATTTATCTTACAGAATGGTATGATACCATCATGATGATCAAAGTGATGCTTTTAATACTGCTCATTTCATACTTTGCTTTGGCAGTGATTTGTTTGTGTGGCAACATGAATGCCCTGTGACTTTCTCACACAGCAGGCAGAAAGAAGCTGTTGTGTGAGTTTGACAGTAGCCACACTTTAGCATGAACAGAAGGCAAACAGCAGTGGAAGGATTATGTGTTCTGTAAATTATTAGCTTCTGCTCAAGTTGACCTAGCTTCATATCAAAACTTGTTGGTACTTCTTCCCTTAAGTACATGAAAGCAATGCTAGGAAGCATAATCATTAGCTTTAATAATATGGTATCACATAGTAGATGCTGAATGGAAAATTGCTTCACCTTTtctgcctgctttgcttatCAGAATTGTCTTCTAAATTGTGGAATGAAATTTAGACTCCAGTCTAAAATGATTGAGATTACTCAGCttcaatgggattttttttgcctgggAGATTTCTCTGTGTGAGGActttggctctgctgccctgagtAATCCAAAGCTCCTCACTGTGCTGCTCATGTGTCAGCAATTGTTAGGAAACTCAGCgtactttaaaaagaaagaaattatcaCTGCCTCCACTGAAATTTGGGAAAAcaggcaaagaaaggaaaaagggcaTGCCTATGGTTTTCCTGTAAGTGGCAGTCTCTCTTCTGCCAGCCAGTTGATGCTAACTGTATAATCTCATCCTTTTGCACCCATCCATATCAAGATCCTACCTAAAATGATGAATAAGTTAttgcattttcagtttaaaaaagtCTGATGAGAAGACCAGTGTTCAGCTATTAGCCAACAAAATGTAACACCTTATTCTACTAGTTTACAGTAATTACAGACACAAATTGggtaaatttattttacttagctataagaaaaaatcctttcttttgttctgaGCTGTAGTTTATTAATCCCTACACAActacatatatttaaaatacttgtgATGAAAATGCATCTTGGTAATTGGAGATGGGAAGGGAATCCCATAAAAACCATCAATTACTGAGTTAAGCACCTTCCAAAGCTACAAAACTGTATCTTCCATCCTGAAATGTAGAAATCCTTCAGGAGGCTAGCTACTTCTGAATCCACCTGCTGCAGTAACCACTTAAATGCCATGGGAGAGAGAATTGCTTCTCTAAGAAACAAGTTTTGCTCACCTTACTCAGAGCAATCCCCCTGCGATTCTGCAGGCACACATAAGGTCACAGGGTTTCTGTCATGTACAGTTTGTGAAAGGGCTGACTTTAGTGTCTTAGCTACAATACCTCCTAGTTTGTCACACATGTAAGACTGCTCAGCATGATTAATTTGGACTAATATCACAGGAACCTTTGACACCAAATTACAAACTTCCCTGTCACAGTAAAGGAGATAGGAGCAAAGATGAAAATTCCTTGTGGAAAATCAATGGGACTGCATAAGGAGTTAGGGGAGTAAGATTTGGTCTGGAGTCAGGCAGAACATTTGAAAGGTACCTTGATAACCCTTTGCTCAACCACAGTATCCAACCATTCAATAAATGATTCCACAGTGGCATTCTTCTTTAGGAGGTCCTTCAGTTCTTGGAACACTGTAATAGAGTCATCTACCATGTAAAAAGGAGAACATATCATTGCACTCTATTCTGAACATGAGAAAAAGCCACTCACCAGCCATATGACAATATTGTagcatggaaaggaaaatcaaagaATTAGAGCAGTAAAGAAATAAGTAATTCCCCAGCAAAGCAAGCACACATACATCCATCACACATATGCATTTTAATTACCTAAGCATTACAATGATACAGGTTGTAAGACAATATGgttttataagaaaataaaagcaaaagaagattattgtatttttcattcctttgaAGATTCAATCTTGCAAACCTTTCTAGTACTACACTTGCATAAAGCTTTCTCTGTAATATTACAGATCTGCAGTGTTTTAtgtttctttcatattttacaAGTTTCTCACAATAGGATATAAAGTTATTTTCCTAAATTCCCATTTTCAAAAAAGTGCCTGAACGACCAGCTATTtctcttcttattttcttttttaaccaatgtgaaagaagacaaagaataaaataaaaaataactacACAAAACATGGGATAGGGGCAActcaaatgaaaatatgaatagGATTGTGAATCATTAAAGAGAACAACCTTTCATAATCAAAGTAATAATAGTTACAGGACAACACATTGCTATTCCTTTCAGCTCTTGAAGCCCTGATCAACATGACTCCTATGACAAAGTTCTCTttttaacagagaaaatgaCTATATCTATTTTTCAACAATGTATATGAAAAATTACTACCTCAAAATTTATACTTCTCTCTATTTTGTGTATGAAAATAGCTGCTACACTAAATAGAAAATTAACTATATTTTTCAAGCTCaactttcagaagaaaatatgattaaataaaaaaaagtaaactagTTCAAATATCCATTACATTAGGCcaaaatgaaatggaatttcAGACAAACCTTTCAATAACTGATCTGTTCAATACCCCCACATAGGATAGGGCCAAGTTTCAAAAGAGGTTTGCAACTGACATGTAAATGAATTTTTCATCAACCACCCAAAGTCATCTAGCTGAGATAACTTTCCAGCACAAGCTTCTGTTCTTGTAGGACATGCTAGGGCAACTAATTGGTTTTCTTAACCTACTGAAGTTTATGGTGAACTAGATTCGAGAAAGCAGAGTCTATGAGTGCCCTGTCTCAGTCAGCCCAAGTAGACTGGTGTGGCATGGAATGAAAGAAGGTACTTTCAATGGTAAAAATACACCACCATGGACTTACATTCACTGTAAACTTCCCCATCAGAGTCTGTGCTCCCTGAAACTGCAAGGAGGGCCTGAGAACCAATACTATTCAAATCAACTTTTTCAATATCCGACACCATAGAATTCACCACGTGCTGATCAAATAGAGCTGGCCGAGCAATCTGCAAGAGAAAGCAAGGTAAAATGCTGAGACCCTGCTGTAGTTTtgccccagctggcagctcagcaccacacagccactcactcactccatACCCTGCcaagggatgggggagagaattaaagaataaaagtaagaaaacttTTTGGTAATGTTAAAACCagtttgatatttttttaaagaaataataaaaataacaacaacaataataattgaaaagtttaaaagaaacacTAAAAAACAACAATTAAAACAATTTCTCACTACCAACTGACCAATGCCCAGCCAGGTCCCTGAGCAGTGATCCCCTATCAAATTTCTCCCCAGTTTTATTGTTGATTTGTGGTAAGGAATATCCTTATCCTTGTCCCAGCTATGTCGCCTGCTAGATTTTTGTGCACCTCCAACTTACTAGCTTACTTGCAACTTACCTGCTCGCAATGTGGTGTAAGAAGCAGAAAAGACCTTGGCTGTGTGTAAGCACTGCTCAACAGTAACTAAAATAGCCCTGAATTATCAATAGTTTCTAGTACAAATCCAAAATATAGACCCATACTATGATGAacaaaattaactctatcccagccaaaacctgGGGAGCACCCAAAAAACTGCTCAGAGAAGAATCGtattatgtttaattttattgttaTGGCTGGGCAGGATCATAACAAGTCAGATGAGATGTTTCCCTTTCATTAGACTCCTGATGCTCTTCTAATGTGCCTTCCTATCAGATTATCTTCACAAGGTCACCTATATACTGCTTTTGTAtttatgaaagagaaaaacagatcaAGATGAATCTCTGGTGTGCCTACAGTTATTCATGAGGACTCCCACCTCAAAGCCCAAGATGCCAGCACAGAAGGAAGTTTCTTGAAAGGCATTGTATCCTTTTGGATAATCTACAAAACCATCACATGGAGGTGACTCCTAATTGCAGATACCTGTATTCTGACAACAAAGCCTTGGAGTCTCCAACTACCTGTCACTCCCATTTCTTCTTTCCACTCAAAACTCAAATAGAAATAGCCATGGACAAGGCAGCGAATCTTTGCTAAGCAAGAAGGATCATCCAGTATTTTTCCAATTAGGTACTaaacaaaatacacaaatattCCACTTGATTGTTTTATTGAAAATAGTTCCCGTGGTGGCAGTTCATTATAACCATGCTCCTTGCTCTCTTTTCTGGTACAAAAGTTTGAAGTTCTGGTCAGATCTATTTATGGTCACTTTCTAATTTCATGGTAAAAACTACAAGATTTAAGTCTTCCATGGCTGAAGGTCAACCttgaaaaaataatgcattgtATCTCATAGCCAGAAAGGTACAATGACTACAACTGACACATTTTTGAATGTATAATCTTTTTCTGTTTACCTGTGCTAGGTGTAGGAATGATGTCTGTCGTTTCAGGGAGGAAACAAATCTTCGTGCAATAGGCAATTTCTTATCTATCAGGCTTTCTGGTAGATTTTCCAAAGAGGAAGCAACCCACTGTTCCCAGTTTTTTGCAAAACTTCTTATATCTGCCAGTAAACTATAAGGGAAACAAAAAGTGATTTAGAGAATCACCTATAAAAATTGTGTGGCATTAGCTTAAATAATTGGGTTTCAATCTAGGGCTAACAGACTTCTGAACATATCTGGACATTCCTCCTGAGGTGTTACcaaaagaaacaggaaatgATCAATTACTGATCTATATATTGACTACGTATTGATACATACCTCCTCTGGGAAAAACTGTGGGCCAATTGGGACAACAAAATGCTATCCAGTATTTGAAGCTGCTCTATAGCTGCCCTCAGAGCTGACACTATTTTGCCATACATACTCTAGTGCTCTAAAAATGAGCATAAATACAGTGAGAAAATTTCTCTAGAATATAGAATTACTGGTATTTATCTCGAATATGCCTAAAAATCAGAATGTACCGTGATTATTTTCAAATACCTACCTTTCTGGCATTTCTTGCATTGTTGCAGGGATGAGTACATCTGTAAGAACCTTCAAAAAGTTAACAGAAAATGACATCATGCTTCTACTGGccattcatttattcattcattcatgtCTGTCTTGTCTACTTAGATTGCAGAAAATTTACACAGAATGAAGCCATTCAACTTACTGTCTAGATATTTATATGCCTGGATTTTTCCAATCACTCTTAGACAGGAACATATGAGACATTCACATACTTATTGTGTATCTTCATAGCagtaaaatgagaaagaaatcaaaCAAGACATGCTATCCCCCATGTCTTAAAGGGAAACCAGCAGAAGTGAGATCATAAACACTTTGTCTTTTCTAGCATCACCACGTCTCTGTAAAGCAGATACTCAAAGATCTCCCAAGTCTTTGACTGCTGTTGACTCTCCTTTCTACCaaactggacatggcactgcaGGCATTCAGAGTTTAGCCATAGAGTTCTCTGTAGCTAAGTGTGGTGTGGAACACTTCTGGCAAAAAAACATCTGGCATACCCCCTAGGAAATATTACTGTGGAGGACAAAGTTGTTAGACAAAATTTCAGAAATCTCCTTTCTCTGTTAATGTAAATAGTTTGATAACAATCTAATGTAATTCCTTATTCCTTCTGTCAGATGTCAAGAATATCTAAC from Molothrus ater isolate BHLD 08-10-18 breed brown headed cowbird chromosome 3, BPBGC_Mater_1.1, whole genome shotgun sequence harbors:
- the RFX6 gene encoding DNA-binding protein RFX6, whose protein sequence is MAKGPEQGDAFLRLPAAQAAPAEAQEERYAGLLGPSLLPCAREALPEPPLPAGIKAETRLDSETLSSEEEDADARDGTLTAADQSPCSKRSITQIMKDKKKQTQLTLQWLEENYIVCEGVCLPRCILYAHYLDFCRKEKLEPACAATFGKTIRQKFPLLTTRRLGTRGHSKYHYYGIGIKESSAYYHSVYSGKGLTRFSGSKLKNEGGFTRKYSLSSKTGTLLPEFPSAQHLLLQGCISKDKVDTLIMMYKTHCQCVLDNAINGNFEEIQHFLLHFWQGMPDHLLPLLENPIIIDIFCVCDSILYKVLTDVLIPATMQEMPESLLADIRSFAKNWEQWVASSLENLPESLIDKKLPIARRFVSSLKRQTSFLHLAQIARPALFDQHVVNSMVSDIEKVDLNSIGSQALLAVSGSTDSDGEVYSEYDSITVFQELKDLLKKNATVESFIEWLDTVVEQRVIKASKQNGRSLKKRAQDFLLKWSFFGARVMHNLTLNNASSFGSFHLIRMLLDEYILLAMETQFNNDKEQELQNLLDKYMKNLDASKATFTASPSSCFLANRNKAAPLPSDTSVKNECLGEQTYVSLSAGQPSSAPSGLNPFTTGDGESMQLTDQMELSQSTGHLMTPPISPAMASRGSVINQGPMAVRPPSVDPMLSTHSQCSSYSEPLYQTLSQTNQNYYGNNSNYQAMFRTQAHSTSGVYDHRAEPSRFNALSEQQFSRDYFSNSCAVSPYNARSPSSYCPSNMSQDTHNMQFLNSGSFNFLNNSVSTCPGSAYPANASNGYYGNSINYSESHRLGTMVDQHVSVISSVSSIRPLPSYSDVHDPLNILDDSRRKQTGSCYSESSPSIVCRTPMPSNLQTTSSSQCMYGTSGQFPSQENLEVHAPPSRDMVPSLPPINTVFMGAAAGGT